The genomic stretch CCTCTGGCACAAGGGCGAGGTGTCGGGCAACTATATGAGGATCAGGTCGGCGTCGGTCGACTGCGATGGCGACGTCATACTGCTCAAGGTTATCCCTGACGGACCGATCTGCCACACCGGCAACCCCACCTGCTTCTTCACGCCGTTCGACGACATGCCCGACTTCGAATCGCCTGAGAAGGGATCCGGCATCCTGGAGGAGCTGTACTCAGTGATCCAGGACCGCAGGGAGGAGATGCCCGAAGGCAGCTACACGACGAGCCTGTTCCAGGGTGGCTCCGATCGCATCGCCCAGAAGGTGATCGAAGAGGCCGGTGAGACAGCGCTGGCCGGTGCTAAGCAAGACGGCGACGCTGTGGCGTCAGAGATGGCCGACCTTCTCTACCACTGCCTCGTAATGATGTCCGCCTCAGGGGTCCGACCCGAGCAGGTCTGGTCAGAGCTGAGAGAGCGGCGGGGGTAGGGGCGGTTCGCGAACCGCCCCTACATCGCAACCTTCGGTCATGTGCCCCTTCTCCATTGATGAGCTGAGAGGGGTATGTAGGGGTACACGAACAGGCATCACTACCAGCTCGACGGGCCCCCTCTCCTTAAGGGCTTAC from Dehalococcoidia bacterium encodes the following:
- a CDS encoding bifunctional phosphoribosyl-AMP cyclohydrolase/phosphoribosyl-ATP diphosphatase HisIE: MPTVLLDDKGLAPAICQHAETGEVIMLGYINPGALKRTLEGGEVWFYSRSRADLWHKGEVSGNYMRIRSASVDCDGDVILLKVIPDGPICHTGNPTCFFTPFDDMPDFESPEKGSGILEELYSVIQDRREEMPEGSYTTSLFQGGSDRIAQKVIEEAGETALAGAKQDGDAVASEMADLLYHCLVMMSASGVRPEQVWSELRERRG